One window from the genome of Aliidongia dinghuensis encodes:
- a CDS encoding GFA family protein has product MSLKGSCLCGAVRYAVDGLDGPIVQCHCATCRKAHAAAVAATARVLREHFRWTAGEDRLAAFESSPGKRRHFCTTCGSHLVAERPAEPHVILRVATLDDDPGQRPAMHIWTGHDVPWLTEDEAVPRYEAWPPGR; this is encoded by the coding sequence ATGAGCCTGAAAGGCAGCTGCCTCTGCGGCGCCGTGCGCTATGCGGTCGACGGCCTCGACGGCCCGATCGTGCAATGCCATTGCGCCACCTGCCGCAAGGCCCACGCCGCCGCCGTTGCCGCGACGGCGCGGGTGCTGCGGGAGCATTTCCGCTGGACCGCGGGCGAGGATCGGCTCGCCGCCTTCGAATCCTCGCCCGGCAAGCGCCGCCATTTCTGCACGACCTGCGGCAGCCACCTCGTGGCCGAGCGGCCGGCTGAGCCGCATGTCATCCTGCGCGTGGCGACGCTCGACGACGACCCTGGCCAGCGGCCGGCCATGCACATCTGGACCGGGCATGATGTGCCGTGGCTGACGGAAGATGAGGCGGTGCCGCGATATGAGGCGTGGCCGCCGGGACGCTGA